One Molothrus ater isolate BHLD 08-10-18 breed brown headed cowbird chromosome 13, BPBGC_Mater_1.1, whole genome shotgun sequence DNA window includes the following coding sequences:
- the GABPB1 gene encoding GA-binding protein subunit beta-1 isoform X2, whose protein sequence is MSLVDLGKKLLEAARAGQDDEVRILMANGAPFTTDWLGTSPLHLAAQYGHYSTTEVLLRAGVSRDARTKVDRTPLHMAASEGHASIVEVLLKHGADVNAKDMLKMTALHWATEHHHQEVVELLIKYGADVHAQSKFCKTALDIAVDNGNEDIAEILQIAMQNQINTNPESPDTVTIHAATPQFIIGPGGVVNLTDETGVSAVQFGNSSTSVLATLAALAEASAPLSNSSETPVVATEEVVTAESVDGAIQQVVSSGGQQVITIVTDGIQLGNLHSIPTSGIGQPIIVTMPDGQQVLTVPATDIAEETVISEEPPMKRQCIEIVENRVESAEIEVRTSKEGTRSRGLSAEVRGNEPPPD, encoded by the exons ATGTCACTAGTAGATTTGGGAAAGAAACTTTTAGAAGCTGCACGAGCAGGTCAAGATGATGAAGTTCGCATTTTGATGGCAAATGGAGCACCTTTTACCACAGACTGG CTGGGAACATCTCCACTTCATCTAGCAGCACAATATGGACATTACTCCACCACAGAAGTGTTGCTGCGAGCAGGTGTGAGTCGGGATGCCAGAACCAAAGTGGACAGAACTCCATTACATATGGCAGCATCAGAAGGCCATGCCAGCATAGTAGAAGTCTTACTTAAG CATGGTGCTGATGTCAATGCCAAGGACATGCTCAAAATGACTGCACTTCACTGGGCTACTGAACATCACCACCAAGAAGTTGTAGAACTCTTGATAAAGTATGGAGCAGATGTTCATGCTCAGAGTAAATTTTGCAAAACGGCATTAGATATTGCAGTAGACAATGGAAATGAAGACATTGCAGAAATATTACAG ATTGCAATGCAGAACCAAATCAATACGAACCCCGAGAGTCCGGACACTGTGACGATACACGCAGCCACGCCGCAGTTCATCATCGGGCCTGGAGGGGTGGTCAACCTAACAG ATGAAACAGGAGTGTCTGCTGTACAGTTTGGAAATTCATCAACATCAGTATTAGCTACGTTGGCAGCTTTGGCAGAAGCATCAGCTCCACTGTCTAATTCTTCAGAAACACCAG TTGTGGCCACAGAAGAAGTAGTGACTGCAGAATCTGTGGATGGGGCCATTCAGCAAGTGGTCAGTTCTGGAGGGCAGCAGGTTATTACCATAGTTACAGATGGCATTCAGCTGGGCAACCTGCATTCCATTCCAACCAGTGGCATAGGGCAGCCCATCATTGTGACCATGCCAGATGGACAGCAAG ttttaacaGTTCCAGCAACAGACATTGCCGAAGAAACTGTAATAAGTGAAGAGCCGCCAATGAAGAGACAGTGCATTGAGATTGTTGAAAATCGTGTGGAGTCTGCAGAAATAGAAGTAAGGA CTTCTAAAGAAGGAACAAGAAGCAGAGGCCTATCGGCAGAAGTTAGAGGCAATGAACCGCCTCCAGACTAA
- the GABPB1 gene encoding GA-binding protein subunit beta-1 isoform X1: MSLVDLGKKLLEAARAGQDDEVRILMANGAPFTTDWLGTSPLHLAAQYGHYSTTEVLLRAGVSRDARTKVDRTPLHMAASEGHASIVEVLLKHGADVNAKDMLKMTALHWATEHHHQEVVELLIKYGADVHAQSKFCKTALDIAVDNGNEDIAEILQIAMQNQINTNPESPDTVTIHAATPQFIIGPGGVVNLTDETGVSAVQFGNSSTSVLATLAALAEASAPLSNSSETPVVATEEVVTAESVDGAIQQVVSSGGQQVITIVTDGIQLGNLHSIPTSGIGQPIIVTMPDGQQVLTVPATDIAEETVISEEPPMKRQCIEIVENRVESAEIEERETLQKQLDEANREAQKYRQQLLKKEQEAEAYRQKLEAMNRLQTNKEAV; the protein is encoded by the exons ATGTCACTAGTAGATTTGGGAAAGAAACTTTTAGAAGCTGCACGAGCAGGTCAAGATGATGAAGTTCGCATTTTGATGGCAAATGGAGCACCTTTTACCACAGACTGG CTGGGAACATCTCCACTTCATCTAGCAGCACAATATGGACATTACTCCACCACAGAAGTGTTGCTGCGAGCAGGTGTGAGTCGGGATGCCAGAACCAAAGTGGACAGAACTCCATTACATATGGCAGCATCAGAAGGCCATGCCAGCATAGTAGAAGTCTTACTTAAG CATGGTGCTGATGTCAATGCCAAGGACATGCTCAAAATGACTGCACTTCACTGGGCTACTGAACATCACCACCAAGAAGTTGTAGAACTCTTGATAAAGTATGGAGCAGATGTTCATGCTCAGAGTAAATTTTGCAAAACGGCATTAGATATTGCAGTAGACAATGGAAATGAAGACATTGCAGAAATATTACAG ATTGCAATGCAGAACCAAATCAATACGAACCCCGAGAGTCCGGACACTGTGACGATACACGCAGCCACGCCGCAGTTCATCATCGGGCCTGGAGGGGTGGTCAACCTAACAG ATGAAACAGGAGTGTCTGCTGTACAGTTTGGAAATTCATCAACATCAGTATTAGCTACGTTGGCAGCTTTGGCAGAAGCATCAGCTCCACTGTCTAATTCTTCAGAAACACCAG TTGTGGCCACAGAAGAAGTAGTGACTGCAGAATCTGTGGATGGGGCCATTCAGCAAGTGGTCAGTTCTGGAGGGCAGCAGGTTATTACCATAGTTACAGATGGCATTCAGCTGGGCAACCTGCATTCCATTCCAACCAGTGGCATAGGGCAGCCCATCATTGTGACCATGCCAGATGGACAGCAAG ttttaacaGTTCCAGCAACAGACATTGCCGAAGAAACTGTAATAAGTGAAGAGCCGCCAATGAAGAGACAGTGCATTGAGATTGTTGAAAATCGTGTGGAGTCTGCAGAAATAGAA GAAAGAGAAACTCTTCAGAAACAGCTGGATGAGGCAAACAGAGAAGCACAAAAATATCGTCAGCAGCTTCTAAAGAAGGAACAAGAAGCAGAGGCCTATCGGCAGAAGTTAGAGGCAATGAACCGCCTCCAGACTAATAAAGAAgctgtttaa